The following proteins are encoded in a genomic region of Populus trichocarpa isolate Nisqually-1 chromosome 13, P.trichocarpa_v4.1, whole genome shotgun sequence:
- the LOC7465229 gene encoding helicase protein MOM1 isoform X1 — translation MGNDTKASRKAKAEESKNNDVKGRNIASRSSTDKSGLRRSVREASSKKNVTPSPSSTRKSERLEKQTPTAPPATRKSERLVEKQSLSSPLRRSERGKNQSSSSSSGSKKSGKKSSSSVMKKKQKKEKSVKQLETKDVGNDKKHVIKAVLVETKRMDARAYKALFKRQQKKANLEGRCEEMKNKNADGNDCRDGASENVNGGSECSQRKVEELIDRCVLRDSEKNLEGNSIASEPVKEVLENNGGPKPPLKSQKLTFLEKDHQFKEGDSREDLNSDDSVLLSAQRTLSEPENDVAQMEQEQLPAELVDLTVNRTPRVDTEVESGYKEMPFKRKRSIEDLNSDATTMVSNKVADAAPYENGRTDSVAKCATSSKRQRGGIEANVTAGPAEPCIADLHLKKSSLYSQLDGDPNTCVICKLGGKLLCCDGQGCKRSYHLSCLDPPLGDVPLGVWHCLACVRKKIEFGMHSVSKGIESIWDASEVEVADDNGVQRQKQFYVKYKGLAHVHNRWLPENQLILEAPSLLAKFNQKNQVRKWKQEWIVPHHMLQKRSVMFPNQHVENFSHHASNILACQFEWLVKWRGLDYEHATWELEIAPFMNSPEAQSLIRDYENRLVKAKGAEYLSIIDKKLTMKKRSLVKLLQLSAGGSPEFDYNHLDFVNYLHDYWLKGENAVLIDDQEQITKVISFILSLSSNASWPFLIITTSASLHSWEEELFRLAPSLYAVVYHGNKDIRKSIRKLEFYSEGGCIMFQILVTSPEVIIEDLNVLESMKWEAVIVDECQSSRIFSHFKQIKMLRTAMRLLLVNGQLKDGITEHLLSLLVHQSDLNGSEDLVTNLSPKTGNLKDQLSKYIANSPRPDPSRFKEYWVPVQLSLMQLEQYCATLLSKSLSLCSSSRNDPVGALRDILISCRKCCDHPYIMNPSLQISLTKDRKEADILDIGIKASGKLQLLGEMLFSIKERGLRALVLFQSSGGSGKDNIGDILDDFVRQRFGQGSYERVDEHVLPSRKQSALKFFNNHQEGRFVFLLETRACSSSIKLSSVDTVIIFASDWNPMTDIRSLQKITLHSQFDQINIFRLYSSCTVEEKVLIIARQDKTLESSLHSISRAASDMLLMWGASYLFEKLSEFHCGNDTASSGNTLFEQSHLKDVIQEFLTIIIQKGKDNTPSNSIILKVKQNQGIYTTNFPLHGERKIQLLDEELPHIFWKKLLEGKQPRWKYSSGLSQRNRKRVQYADDIQKNTVVEGDEVVKKRNKVANNSTNSPSLKAALIGTSGAPVLNMSQFLPSSTGRLNTTATNHVSNFRHSNSNSSEVLKANKVEYNERMNLHDSEKSLHLILKPEITKLCEILQLPENVKVMVERFLEYVLNNHHISREPASILQAFLISLCWTSASMLKHKLGHKESLALAKQHLNFGCKKDEADFVYSKLRCLKKAFLHHTGTYKVATSPKAAEFSTEDHSKNQSNGRSSLSTPSNMQKGRIEVENLRPSQEFSIDQVVSHLGLAQKDYSKSIKDIEKKCDKQMRKLLQRQQEEMEEFEKKYEEEKAELEHMHRTEAAVIRLHSNILERTDKLKVLDNVYAKKFEDLNWQMDMHLNNLLELQLATRNKLQERKAQWIKGVKSWAHAELIKKPTANESGYNQENFVTWNSCCKEQTPERSRSMPDDVPLEVPETVSSSEDVLPGVLATSKPSSDGATSSMLDREVPLEVPQTATVRGVSEDVMSANSFPCEEQIPDLQVTLRVLEANCSSDGPENTIHKSSSEKGSDRVTLTVPDREFSLGVTGIVTSIGGLENAASVNPSPSEGQPHARSTSCMDVREVLLEAPETASLEAEEDVNRIMEKDGVSGMVSDNAIEVDQWNGVVCILNQEPHYDDMVAVNQQTGEVRLGVPENNVVNQQHEVDPSGVREAGVGHNQLEIDSMHVVASDNGQPTESSRLQDRVARVCNNQIAFQQVDALASQPFVASDHSHSDAPVTELLPSMDSSAGSQPTTSFAEHAPANSIAVGESGTRISNTMTAPVTSIISNCPVTAPAVRMPVSMSQDPLQNELDRICRETEQIIKIHEDTKLQLKSDCEKEIQEVVAQIRTKHDIKLQEIESEFLRKKKEMADNQNKVFLNKILAEAFRSKCMDNKASSTPVRQQEINSSIVQQQLQLSEPTARPYIVTGLYSTALPAASLQTTPTSSPPAPPRQVVHSSGRFSSTSTRPPHISSISPATSNLRIGNEIRAPAPHLQHFRPSARGMQSQQVSTTSPTPSEIPSRGPATAQQSSPQTTTNSGESMGISPSMTSLQGLESLMDIDNQTSTNATQAWSSPPPTDLSSDSNPLAQPKLSMLNSVLTNPISEVVCLSDDD, via the exons ATGGGAAATGATACTAAAGCTAGTCGCAAAGCTAAGGCTGAGGAAAGCAAAAACAATGATGTAAAAGGGAGAAACATCGCTAGCAGGTCATCAACTGATAAGTCTGGTCTAAGAAGGTCGGTGAGAGAAgcatcatcaaagaaaaatgtGACTCCAAGCCCTTCAAGCACTCGGAAGTCTGAACGTCTTGAGAAGCAGACCCCTACGGCTCCTCCAGCTACGAGGAAATCTGAGAGATTAGTTGAGAAGCAAAGCTTGTCGAGTCCTCTGAGAAGGTCTGAGAGGGGTAAGAATCAATCTTCATCTAGTTCTTCTGGTTCAAAGAAGTCTGGCAAAAAATCAAGCTCTTCAGTTATGAAGAAAAAgcagaagaaagagaagagtgtCAAACAGCTTGAAACTAAAGATGTTGGAAACGATAAGAAACATGTGATCAAAGCTGTCCTGGTTGAAACAAAGAGAATGGATGCTCGTGCTTACAAGGCATTGTTCAAACGACAACAAAAGAAAGCTAATCTGGAAG GTCGTTGTGAGGAGATGAAGAACAAGAATGCTGATGGCAATGATTGCAGAGATGGTGCTTCCGAGAATGTTAATGGGGGCAGTGAATGCAGTCAAAGGAAGGTGGAAGAATTGATAGATAGGTGTGTTTTGAGAGATTCTGAGAAAAATTTGGAAGGAAATTCCATTGCAAGTGAACCTGTAAAAGAGGTGTTGGAAAATAATGGTGGACCAAAACCTCCACTTAAAAGCCAGAAGCTCACATTCTTAGAAAAAGACCATCAATTTAAAGAAGGGGACAGCAGGGAAGATCTGAATAGTGATGACAGTGTGCTGCTGTCAGCTCAAAGAACTTTATCGGAGCCGGAGAATGATGTTGCTCAAATGGAACAAGAACAATTGCCAGCAGAGTTGGTAGATTTGACAGTTAATAGGACACCCAGGGTTGATACTGAGGTGGAGAGTGGTTACAAGGAGATGCCTTTTAAACGAAAAAGAAGCATTGAGGACTTGAATTCTGATGCTACAACAATGGTTTCAAATAAAGTTGCCGATGCAGCTCCATATGAGAACGGCAGAACTGATTCCGTGGCGAAGTGCGCTACATCTTCCAAAAGGCAAAG AGGGGGAATTGAAGCCAATGTCACTGCAGGACCTGCAGAACCATGCATCGCGGACTTGCATCTTAAAAAGTCTTCTCTATATTCTCAGCTCGATGGCGACCCAAATACATGTGTCATCTGCAAGCTTGGTGGAAAGCTCTT GTGTTGTGACGGACAAGGTTGTAAAAGAAGCTACCATCTTTCTTGTCTAGATCCTCCTTTAGGGGATGTTCCCCTTGGAGTTTGGCACTGTCTTGCATGTGTTAGGAAGAAGATCGAGTTTGGTATGCATTCAGTTTCAAAGGGAATAGAGTCAATTTGGGATGCCAGTGAAGTGGAGGTGGCAGATGACAATG GAGTGCAAAGGCAGAAGCAATTTTATGTTAAATACAAAGGTCTTGCTCATGTTCATAATCGCTGGTTGCCGGAGAATCAATTGATCCTTGAAGCTCCTTCACTTCTAGCaaaattcaaccaaaaaaaccag GTCAGAAAGTGGAAGCAAGAATGGATTGTGCCACATCACATGCTTCAAAAGCGATCAGTAATGTTTCCCAACCAGCACGTAGAGAATTTCAGTCACCATGCTAGCAATATTCTAGCATGCCAATTTGAGTGGCTTGTTAAATGGCGTGGCCTGGATTATGAGCATGCAACCTGGGAGTTGGAGATTGCTCCTTTCATGAATTCACCTGAAGCTCAGAGCCTCATACGAGATTATGAAAATCGTCTTGTGAAGGCAAAAGGAGCTGAGTATTTATCTATAATAGATAAG AAACTCACGATGAAAAAGCGTTCATTGGTTAAATTGTTGCAGTTGTCAGCTGGAGGTTCACCTGAATTTGATTATAACCATCTGGACTTTGTCAACTATCTTCATGACTACTGGCTCAAGGGAGAGAATGCTGTTCTTATCGATGATCAG GAACAAATCACAAAGGtgatctcttttattttgtcattGTCATCCAATGCCTCTTGGCCTTTTCTCATCATCACAACTTCTGCTTCACTTCATTCATGGGAAGAAGAGTTATTTCGTCTGGCACCATCTCTATATGCTGTGGTTTATCACGGAAACAAAGACATACGGAAAAGTATTAGGAAGTTGGAGTTTTACAGTGAAGGCGGTTGCATTATGTTTCAAATACTTGTAACATCACCAGAAGTTATTATTGAG GATCTAAATGTGCTTGAATCAATGAAATGGGAAGCTGTAATAGTGGATGAGTGCCAGAGCTCTAGAATATTTTCacattttaaacaaattaagatgCTAAGGACTGCTATGCGGCTTCTCCTTGTAAATGGTCAGCTTAAG GATGGCATCACTGAGCACCTGCTGTCTCTGCTTGTTCATCAGAGTGATCTAAATGGCAGTGAAGACTTGGTAACTAATTTAAGCCCTAAGACTGGCAATTTGAAGGACCAGTTGTCAAAATACATTGCAAACAGTCCCAGACCAGACCCCTCAAGGTTTAAAGAATATTGGGTTCCTGTACAGTTATCCCTCATGCAGCTTGAGCAGTATTGTGCCACTTTACTTTCAAAATCTTTATCACTTTGCTCGTCCTCAAGGAACGATCCTGTTGGTGCCCTCCGCGATATTCTTATCTCTTGTCGCAAG TGTTGCGATCATCCCTACATCATGAATCCATCACTACAAATTTCATTAACGAAAGACAGAAAAGAAGCTGACATTTTAGATATTGGAATAAAAGCAAGTGGCAAGCTGCAACTCCTGGGTGAGATGCTTTTCAGCATAAAAGAGAGAGGATTAAGAGCGCTGGTCCTTTTTCAG TCTAGTGGAGGTTCTGGAAAGGATAATATTGGTGATATATTGGATGACTTTGTGCGTCAAAGATTTGGCCAGGGTTCTTATGAACGTGTTGATGAGCATGTACTCCCTTCAAGGAAGCAATCTGCTTTGAAGTTCTTCAATAATCATCAGGAAGGGAGGTTTGTGTTCTTATTAGAAACCCGTGCTTGTAGTTCCAGCATCAAACTTTCATCTGTGGATACTGTCATCATATTTGCTAGCGATTGGAACCCGATGACTGATATAAGGAGCCTgcaaaaaataacattacatTCACAGTTTGACCAGATAAATATATTTCGTCTATACTCTTCTTGCACTGTGGAAGAAAAAGTTCTAATCATTGCAAGGCAAGATAAGACACTCGAGAGTAGTTTACACAGTATAAGCCGGGCTGCTAGTGACATGCTGCTTATGTGGGGGGCTTCGTatctctttgaaaaattatcaGAGTTCCATTGTGGCAATGACACTGCCTCGAGTGGAAATACATTGTTTGAGCAATCACATTTGAAAGATGTTATCCAAGAGTTCTTAACCATAATAATTCAGAAGGGAAAAGATAATACTCCAAGTAACTCAataattttgaaagttaaaCAAAATCAAGGAATATATACTACTAATTTTCCATTGCATGGTGAGCGAAAAATTCAATTGTTGGATGAAGAGCTGCCTCatatattttggaaaaaactGCTTGAGGGAAAACAGCCACGGTGGAAATATAGTTCTGGTTTGTCTCAGAGGAACAGAAAAAGGGTTCAATATGCTGATGATATACAGAAGAATACTGTAGTTGAGGGTGATGAAGTTGTAAAGAAGCGCAATAAAGTGGCCAACAATAGCACTAATTCACCTTCTCTAAAAGCTGCTCTAATAG GAACTTCTGGAGCCCCAGTGCTTAATATGTCTCAATTCCTGCCAAGTTCAACTGGCCGTCTTAACACTACTGCTACAAATCATGTTTCCAACTTCAGACATTCGAATAGTAATTCATCAGAAGTACTAAAAGCTAATAAGGTTGAGTATAATGAAAGAATGAATTTGCATGATTCCGAGAAGAGTCTCCATCTCATTCTGAAGCCAGAGATAACAAAACTTTGTGAAATTTTGCAACTCCCA GAAAATGTCAAGGTCATGGTGGAACGATTTCTGGAATATGTGCTGAATAATCACCATATCAGTAGAGAACCAGCTAGCATATTACAGGCATTTCTGATATCCTTG TGTTGGACTTCAGCTTCCATGCTAAAGCACAAACTTGGTCACAAAGAATCACTTGCACTTGCAAAACAGCATCTGAATTTTGGCTGCAAGAAAGATGAGGCAGATTTTGTTTATTCAAAGTTGCGATGTCTGAAGAAAGCATTTCTTCATCATACAGGGACTTATAAGGTGGCCACATCTCCAAAAGCTGCAGAGTTTTCAACTGAAGATCACAGCAAGAATCAGTCAAATGGAAGATCATCACTGTCAACACCATCAAACATGCAAAAGGGGAGAATAGAGGTTGAAAACCTGAGACCTAGCCAGGAATTCTCCATTGATCAGGTCGTTTCCCATCTAGGATTGGCACAAAAAGATTACTCAAAAAGTATCAAAGATATTGAAAAGAAATGTGACAAACAGATGAGGAAGCTATTGCAGAGGCAACAAGAAGAAATGGAAGAGTTTGAAAAGAAGTACGAGGAAGAGAAGGCAGAGCTTGAACATATGCACAGAACAGAGGCAGCTGTTATTCGTTTACACAGTAATATTTTGGAGAGAACAGATAAACTTAAGGTACTGGATAATGTTTATGcaaaaaagtttgaagatcTTAACTGGCAGATGGATATGCATCTTAATAATCTTTTGGAATTGCAACTGGCTACAAGGAACAAGTTACAAGAGAGGAAGGCTCAATGGATTAAAGGAGTTAAGTCCTGGGCACATGCTGAATTAATAAAGAAACCAACTGCAAATGAGTCTGGATATAATCAAGAAAACTTTGTCACTTGGAATTCTTGTTGCAAAGAACAGACTCCCGAACGATCCCGGAGCATGCCAGATGATGTTCCACTGGAAGTTCCTGAAACTGTGAGTTCGAGTGAGGATGTACTTCCTGGGGTATTAGCTACATCCAAACCGAGCTCTGATGGGGCCACATCCAGCATGCTTGACAGAGAAGTTCCCTTGGAAGTGCCTCAGACTGCAACTGTGAGGGGTGTTTCAGAGGATGTTATGTCTGCGAATTCATTTCCATGTGAAGAACAAATCCCTGATTTACAGGTTACATTGAGAGTACTTGAGGCTAACTGCTCTAGTGATGGTCCTGAGAACACCATTCATAAATCTTCATCTGAAAAAGGTTCTGATAGAGTTACGTTAACAGTGCCTGATAGAGAATTTTCACTGGGGGTGACTGGGATAGTCACTTCCATTGGTGGCCTGGAGAATGCTGCTTCTGTAAATCCTTCACCATCTGAAGGACAACCTCATGCCAGATCCACTTCATGCATGGATGTCAGAGAAGTTTTATTGGAAGCGCCTGAAACTGCTTCTCTGGAAGCTGAAGAGGATGTTAACAGAATTATGGAGAAAGATGGAGTATCTGGCATGGTATCTGATAATGCCATTGAAGTTGATCAGTGGAATGGAGTGGTGTGTATTCTTAATCAAGAGCCTCACTATGATGATATGGTGGCAGTCAACCAGCAAACTGGAGAGGTTCGATTAGGAGTGCCTGAAAACAATGTTGTTAACCAGCAGCATGAGGTGGATCCATCAGGAGTTCGTGAAGCGGGGGTTGGCCACAATCAGCTAGAGATTGACAGTATGCACGTTGTAGCCTCTGATAATGGCCAACCAACTGAATCCTCTAGATTGCAAGATAGAGTTGCACGAGTTTGTAATAACCAGATTGCTTTCCAACAAGTTGATGCTTTGGCATCCCAACCTTTTGTAGCTTCTGATCATTCTCATAGTGACGCGCCTGTCACAGAATTGTTACCATCCATGGACTCCTCTGCTGGTTCACAGCCTACAACTTCATTTGCAGAACATGCGCCTGCTAATTCAATAGCTGTTGGTGAATCAGGGACGCGTATCTCAAACACGATGACTGCACCTGTCACTTCTATAATTAGTAATTGTCCTGTTACTGCACCCGCTGTTCGAATGCCTGTATCTATGTCTCAAGATCCATTGCAGAATGAATTGGATAGAATATGCAGAGAAACAGAACAAATAATCAAGATCCATGAAGATACA AAGCTGCAGCTGAAATCTGATTGCGAGAAGGAGATACAGGAGGTTGTTGCTCAAATTCGTACAAAGCATGATATTAAACTTCAGGAGATAGAATCTGAATTCCTCCGTAAGAAGAAAGAGATGGCTGacaatcaaaacaaagttttcttGAACAAGATTTTGGCCGAGGCATTCAGGAGCAAGTGCATGGATAATAAGGCATCTAGCACCCCTGTCAGGCAGCAAG AGATAAACTCTAGTATCGTGCAGCAGCAGCTTCAGCTATCGGAACCCACTGCTCGGCCTTATATTGTTACTGGCTTGTATTCCACTGCTCTTCCAGCAGCTAGTCTGCAAACAACTCCAACATCTTCCCCTCCTGCCCCACCACGACAGGTTGTTCATAGCTCAGGACGTTTCTCAAGTACCTCAACCAGACCACCACATATCAGCTCCATCTCTCCTGCCACAAGCAATCTCCGAATCGGTAATGAGATTCGAGCTCCTGCCCCACACCTGCAGCATTTTAGACCTTCAGCACGCGGGATGCAAAGTCAACAAGTATCAACAACTTCTCCCACACCTTCTGAGATTCCTTCACGAGGTCCTGCAACTGCACAACAATCAAGTCCTCAGACGACAACAAATAGTGGTGAAAGCATGGGAATCTCACCTTCTATGACATCTCTCCAGGGACTTGAATCTTTAATGGATATAGATAATCAAACAAGTACAAATGCAACTCAGGCCTGGAGTTCCCCCCCACCAACTGATTTGAGTTCTGACTCAAACCCATTGGCTCAACCAAAGCTTAGCATGCTAAATAGTGTGCTGACAAACCCAATAAGCGAGGTTGTTTGTTTATCAGATGATGATTGA